The following is a genomic window from Liolophura sinensis isolate JHLJ2023 chromosome 10, CUHK_Ljap_v2, whole genome shotgun sequence.
AGCTTGACCAGTCTCCTTTAttctcttttaaatttaaataaaaacacctATCAGAACTGTTTATATCTAGATGGTtggcccggttttctcccaccataatactggccgccgccatataagtgaaatattcttgcacaTGGTGCGATCTATCGGACCAATAGGTGGATTGATTGACTGCGACTTTAATACAATGTTCAAGGCATTTTACTTGTCGGTGTGCCGGTTGTTGGTGGGGGAAACGGGAGTGCCTTGTAGAGAGGATTTGTCTATGTGTAAGACTGCGGTAAAACTATACAGCTTTTTCATgcgaaaagaaacaaaaacacaccaacaaCTTTTTATACAATACAACACAGGGATACTGCGACTGAAAACCAAACAAGGCAACAAGGAGAGCAGATTTTGTTAAAACCTTTGGCTTCtatggtctatttcttttagagagtcgcgtattttcagctgcctgtaaaaccagtcatacttgcgaccaaaattgcctttagtcagtggcaCGTAACAACATAAGGTCTACATATTAATATCGTTGAAGTTCAGATTATTGCGTGGTAAataaagttagaacactttcTCAAATTGATAATGTTAAAGCCCATCAGACCCGTAAGAGCCCATTGTctcaaaaacaagtggcatgctggatattgggcggagttaaACATGTTTTGATGGAGGGCGGCAGCAGTTTCCTAAACTGCTATCGGTCTTACTGTAAGCCCTGTTTTTTTAAAGCTGGGTGCTAACAAATTTTGTTATCAAGaaaaatgtagtctattcgctgagggTGTAGTGTAGGAtgtactgattttacagacagctgaatatagacgactctctaaaagaaaaagactataGTCAAGTTCGTCAACCTGGAATTCTGTTGCGTCAGAATCTAAGCGCTCAGTCTGATATTCCTAAATACAATACTCGTAGTGAGTATTTGGGCGTTCCAATTCGGTAATCGTACAATTCAATTCTCAAACAACGTAAAACAACCTTTCCCAAAGGAGTATGTTaggaaatttatttcaatagttAATAAAGTTTGTGTAATGTAAGAGAAGAAGGTGTCAGCGGTTTTCAACCATGAAGGATagacagtcgatattctagTCATGATatctaatttaaatttttatcccCTGAATCTATCAATTCTGGTTCTAATATAAATACAGTTATGTCTTAGTCATGCTCTGGAATTGTAACATCGTAGcgtaaataatatttatctataaCATCGACATTTGTCGTCAAgtgaaaatgtcaaagtttATTGTTGTACACAGTTGTACACAGAGCTTCATAAAGACGATACTATGGAGACTTGTCAGATTTCGTGACCTGTCGGTAtataaccatcgtgacctgGCGGTGTACAACCATCGTGACCTGGCGGTGCATAACCGATGTATAACCATAATGACCTGGCAGTGTATAACCACCGTGACctggcggtgtataaccatcgagACCgggcggtgtataaccatcttGATTTGGAGGTGTATAGCCAATGCGACAtgacggtgtataaccatcgttacCTGGCGGTGTACAACTATCGTGACctggcggtgtataaccatcctGGCTTGACGGTGTATAAGCATCGTGATctggcggtgtataaccattGTGATCTTGTGGTGTATAACTTATGTGACTtgacggtgtataaccatcgttatcttgcggtgtataaccatcgttacCTGGCGttgtataaccatcgtgaccgggcggtgtataaccatcgttacccggcggtgtataaccatcgtgactTGATcgtgtataaccatcgtgacctgACGGTATATACTCATCGTGATCTGCCGGTAAAGAAATATCGTGACTtgacggtgtataaccatcgtgacctgGCGGTATATACTCATCGTGATCTAGCGGTAAATAAATATCGTGACTtgacggtgtataaccatcgtaaCCTGGctgtgtataaccatcgtgacctagcggtgtataaccatcgtgacctggcggtgtataaccattGTGACTTGACGGTGTATAATCATCTCTACCTAACAGTCTATTAATAGCAGTGTATATAAGTAAGTGCTATTATAACAACTCCAACTGTTACTACAGACATCGAATTGATCTCACACACTGCCACACTTAGCCTTGCCAAGTAGGGGAAATTACACCGGGCATAAGATTACTTCTCAATCAATCAGCCCTTCCTGTTCACCTGCGACGAAAAAACTCTGCTGTTTTTTTGATCAATTCATTTGAATGCAATCTACAGCCGCATAAATTTGGGTTAACTCCCAGCTGACCTGAGATAAACGGTATCTGCAGAGCAATCTAAAGTGCATTCTGGCTTACACGCATTTTGTTCATCAACGCCCGTTTTTGACGACGAAATTCACACTAGTGATTTTTTATGAGGTATTTAAaatccatgtgcatgtaatgtaacaGTTTTGGCATCACTGACATACTTTCATCAAACTGCTGCAGAGTATTGCTTAAGGCAACTGCAGTATCACATACGTGTGTTCATCAATAGAAGATGGCCTGTAGCTACAGCTGTGTGCGTGTAATGTGTTGGGAGTCAGATTTCGCCTCACAAATGTACCTTTATCATTAACTATTCACCAAGTGGCAACGTAGATGGTTACTGCCCCACATCGTCATAATACCGCATAACTTTGATAAATATGGACGGAATGTCCCGATTCCATTACACTCTGCCTCTTATTTCGATAACCCCGGGGTTAGAGACTGCATATTCGCCGTGTTAAATTAGACTGGCACTATGTATATATGAAGAGCAACTTAGATACATTTTTACTATAGACATATAAAGTTGCATGTTACAAGATTTggttactgatttcattcaatcGCCGGGAGAATTCGATGcgtcactgaaaattgttgacagcCTGCGTAAATTCGTCTTAATTTCATAGCTTATgtactttctttgtttttttggtagTTTGAGTTGAATCTTGCTTTGAGAAATGGCCTTACGATTATTAGCCTGgaatgttcattttggttgaagttggtagagcgtccgctttgggagcggtaaatccacggtcaatcctgggtcgagtcgcaCTTATGACCTCAAAAGCgtaagttgtgacttcctcccttggcgttcagcataaatgGGATAGTACAATGGgatagttgacccgtatcagtataatgcctcgggcgggccggcttacttgccttcgataaggcgtctcagtgaagcagcacgaaaTAAAAGAGCagcggaaatccgtccagcaacaaggaagcacattacatgcactctaaggattccttaaGTCATGGGAccgaaaaatattaaaaagtgcgacgttaaaccccaagcgcttaTTCACTCATTTTAGTTGACGGCTGTGTACGAATTGAGGCCTAGATTCCAGCAAACTTAATGAGGAGCCGTTAAGGCAGCTCTTGCAGAGCTATGAGAAAGGTGAAAGGGGAGCTTCAGTATCGTGCACTCTCTCTCATTAGATTAACTGTACTCGGCTGTTTTCTGTATATCAAAGACGTTTATATCAGTAGACGTATATGTGGTTAATTGTCTATTTGCAGTgtgtaagaaaacatttaattttttcgcGTTTGTGCctatttataatgttttataaaacagtttatgtatttattaccaGAAGTACTTTTATCAGTAAACGTATATGTGCTTTCTGCCTATGTATTTGTAATGTGTCACAGATGTACCTTAAGATGCAAATGTTTTGACAAAATGTAAGAACGTGCTTTCGTCAGTAACCGTTTGAGGTGCCAGCTAGCCACTTGTTATGAGAAGCGTTATAGTCACTGTCTGCGGTCCTAAAGCGGTCACGGCTGAGCGATTGGCGGTCGACCTTAGCAAATTAGCGCCAAAACACGACGGAATACAAACCAGCTGGTTTTTATAGTTGTAAGGGTTATTGTCTTCCGCGGTCGAGCATTTGTGTGTCGTAAAGAAGCAGGAAGGGATGTTATTGGTGCAACGTTTCGGAACAAGACTTCCTCACCTGACCATCAGCTAAGACTTCGTGCGAATCCACGGCGTCAATCAACTAAACCTAGTCACCGTTAAGTGGATAAGCCCATGTCTGGGCCAATTACAAAGCTAATCTCGGAGAACGCTCCGAAGATTTTTCTTCAAGAGCTTTTAGCTCCTCATAGATCTCACTAGTGGACTTTTTCTATTCCGTTCTGATTACTGCTTTTGTACGTGGAGCTGACACCTCCCGAAGGCTTCACGACCAAAGGGTTGTTGCTGAAGTGACATAACAGCAAATACAGACCGACACAACTTCCCAGCTAAACAATCTCTCTGACAGACAGTGAAGAGAGTTGCTGTTGATTTAAATctcgataaaaaaaaattcaacccaCTAGGGTAAAGACCCAGAGCTTTTATCGGCTCAATTTACCGGTGGCGCTGATGATTTCGTCAATACTGGACCATGCCAGTAAATCAGTCCGGACAGCTcagcagtagataaataaaCCATTGTGTTTATATGCGCTCACGTCTGAAGATGAATATATAAGTACTCAGCTAACTGTGAAATCCCCGTATTCCTTAGCTGGCATGTGTGactcaatcaataaatatgtcCCATTCAACACTCATCCAGTCattcaatctatcaatcaacaaatcaatGAAATTATCAATTGAAATAAAAGCCATCAATCAGAGATTCAATTAAggatttaaataatgaaataatcattCTCAAGTATTATcctgatttctgttttaaaggTAGTCAAATTACAAGGTTCGGATATAAGAGTAACATATAGTCCACTAGTCTGTAACGTTTTAGTGTACACTTTTAACAGGATATGTTGATGCTTGagtgtacatggaaaggttGCAAACTAATAAATCAGAAGATGTTATCCATAGATATGCCGAATCTTGTAATGTTAGTCTGTGAAATTCTAAATACCCTGGACAGATTCCGTGGCCTAAAGGTTAGAACGTCAGCCTCAAAGTCTGGAGACCAGGGATAAAACCctggtcgagtcataccaaagacgttGAAAATGGTCTTTGCTGCTGCCtcccttggcgctcagcactgagaagttagagcaaggtaACGggactggctggcccggtgtcagtataactggGTGGGGAGTCCTGTCTGGGGTCTTTGGCTTGATACTTCAGTCTTTGCATGGAATCGCTCTTCCAGAAGAAAACACTCTATGTGCAATGTATATAGACTAATGGTTGCTCATCAAACACTTGAAAAATTTAATGTCAATCGGTTATTATGTCAGTCATCTGAGTCATGGATGTGTAAAAGTGATTAAACGTCTTTTTGATTAATCCATACTGGGAAAACTGCCACTGCAAACACGTCCGTCATTCAGGCATGCTCGTTTATTATCTTTTTGAAGGCTATTCTATCATTTCAAGCTAATCCAGTGCCATGAAAAACTGAGGGGATCACGTAGATCCGGGCACGTCAAATCTATTTAATTAGACCTCAAAACATTTCCGCCTACCGAGAGCATCTGGAGAAACTAAGATAAACAATATAAGTCGGTTAATGTCTAGATAATCAAAAGCCTCTTGATCAAAAGCTTTTGTGGGATACAGATAAAAGCACTACATTATTTTTACCGTTAAGCTTAAAGGCATTTCTCAAACGACAGAATGTAGAACAATTTGCGAAAACAACCCTGTGAAGGGCTATTATGGCTGAGTTAGTTTCAATATTAAACAGCGTTTGTTTTTGTCTACTTCTGTAAATTGTCAGGATGTAGACTTGGTAACCTCTAGACCTACTAAGTTAAGGTGTCATCAAAATCacaaagagctggattcgaacaggcGGCCATATTGATCAAGGCTTGATAGGCTTGCCTCCTTTGTGTTGAACCCACTGGATTTCTACTTGCATTTTTCTTGTTACGTATTGCACCAATCCTGATAAGCTACATGTGCCTACGTTTGTGAAGGTTTCTAATCTGCAGGAGACCATGCTACTGTAGAGTCTGCATAACCTGTGTGTATGTCAAGTGGTTTGCCAGATGTTGTTCACAAACGTGATGATTACACCCTGCTACACGGGTCATGCAGACTGGGGAATCCCCTCTACGAATCTCTACGCGGCTGTTGTTGGATAAACCTGGACCCGGGGACACACTTGTCGGAATTTTTTTGCTCGCACGGGCCTATCgtgtgaatttctaaaaatacGTCTTGTTTGTCCTCGCCGACGATGGCGTATTCCACATGCGGTCTTGTTCGCCCCGAAATTCGCTGGTATGAAACGTTTGGGATATTGGTGAAGAAATCCGCCAGCAGTTTCACTCGGTTCGCCTTGTGTCCACTCCAGTGAATTTTGGCGGCCCAGTTGATCGAGCTGATCATTCAAAGAACAGGGAAATGGTGTTgacctgtgacattttgtttgcatCACATTGGTTACTTCGTCACATGACATAACGTACTGACTTCAACGGAAAAATCCGTCTAGTGTGTCTGCCTAGTGCGAATGTCGTCAGTGTATTTCGCGGGCGATTAGGATCGCCCCTGCAAGCGAAAAAAATGCGCCTAGTATGTCCCCAGCTTAAGGTGCACAGGATCCAAGGTGACAATCCAATTAGTGTTCGACTCGAATCTTGATGGTATCGGCTCCCCACGGAGAGACATAGAATTGGTGCTCTCTTTATAACCAGCACATCAAGAATTGGCGGTCGGCTAATCATACGACTCTCGTAAAACGGCAATAGCTCCCAGCCCGTGATCAACCTGAAATAAAAGGTAATGTCAAGGTGTTTTGTCTGAGGCTTTGTTCAGAATCGTTCTGATAGAGGAATTCCGCGGAGTGATGTATACAAGCAGTCTGTAGACGGACGGTCGGGCGATGCGACGAGCTGAACGTTAACCCTGTCTGATGCTATAATGATGATCTGTCAACTCGATAACATCAGCGGAAGAGAGAGAGGGCTGATCAGGACCGGAAGACCACAAGTCCAGACCCCGTTTGGTAAATCTAGCCACTATTGACTCTTTGCAGCCAGGCATCATGGTCAGAGTTGCCTGCCTGAGTTAGTCGCTGGTTAAACAGCGGTTGACTTGGGCGATGATGAGTCACATATAAACTTTTAACGTCTACTAAACCGTCATTGAGCGGTAAGGCCTGATTTGTTATTCAAAAGACAACACGCGCAATTGATAGTCGCCAGACATATTGAGTCCCATGAAAAAAACGATAA
Proteins encoded in this region:
- the LOC135476979 gene encoding deleted in azoospermia protein 4-like, whose protein sequence is MTVYNHRYLAVYNYRDLAVYNHPGLTVYKHRDLAVYNHCDLVVYNLCDLTVYNHRYLAVYNHRYLALYNHRDRAVYNHRYPAVYNHRDLIVYNHRDLTVYTHRDLPVKKYRDLTVYNHRDLAVYTHRDLAVNKYRDLTVYNHRNLAVYNHRDLAVYNHRDLAVYNHCDLTVYNHLYLTVY